From one Ooceraea biroi isolate clonal line C1 chromosome 7, Obir_v5.4, whole genome shotgun sequence genomic stretch:
- the LOC105282017 gene encoding putative inhibitor of apoptosis — MTTDCIERYIFPQNLSSPLLGTHFTIDELDEVGTHDYRFESVRLQSYKDWPCPWMKPERLAAAGFYYTGESDKVKCFECSVEICQWQRDDNPMVDHHRWSGKCRFVRNVPCGNVPIGADPTTIPAPSPKGKDVCGPYGMVYMPFSGPDHDLDFEETMKFNLNSIGAVRPKYPEYASYDARLRTFETWPISMRQDKAELASAGFYYTGNSDQTLCYHCGGGLKNWEPNDEPWQQHAAWFKHCPYLLTVKGRDFVNKAIGKTCYKDSLKSFTAGELHEAQMQSGLLARANSETSLASGDTGIESIGSAAEAGSVEGSIESSVESGIESGIKGSIKESPVVKAHTDKQFDKDARMCKICYSRELRMVFIPCGHLLTCAECSKNMKICGVCRKPVKVTLQAYIP; from the exons ATGACGACTGATTGCATTGAGCGTTACATCTTCCCCCAAAATCTGTCGAGTCCGCTCTTGGGAACTCATTTCACTATCGACGAGCTGGATGAGGTTGGCACTCACGATTATCGGTTTGAATCGGTCCGTCTGCAGAGCTACAAAGATTGGCCGTGCCCATGGATGAAGCCGGAACGACTCGCCGCGgctggattttattatacgggCGAGAGCGACAAAGTAAAGTGTTTCGAATGCTCAGTAGAGATATGCCAATGGCAAAGAGATGACAATCCGATGGTCGATCATCACCGATGGTCTGGCAAGTGCCGATTTGTTCGCAACGTTCCTTGTGGCAATGTTCCAATTGGTGCGGATCCTACCACAATCCCGGCACCTTCTCCGAAAGGCAAAGACGTGTGTGGACCATACGGAATGGTGTACATGCCTTTTTCCGGCCCAGATCATGATCTGGATTTTGAGGAAACaatgaaattcaatttaaaCAGTATCGGTGCCGTGAGACCGAAATATCCCGAGTACGCCAGTTATGATGCGAGACTGCGTACTTTTGAAACCTGGCCGATATCGATGAGACAGGATAAGGCAGAATTAGCGTCTGCTGGCTTCTATTACACAGGAAATAGTGATCAAACTTTGTGCTATCACTGCGGAGGAGGGTTGAAAAACTGGGAGCCCAATGATGAGCCTTGGCAACAGCATGCCGCATGGTTCAAACATTGTCCCTATTTGCTTACGGTCAAAGGCAGAGATTTCGTGAACAAGGCAATTGGGAAAACCTGTTACAAG GATTCTCTCAAATCATTCACCGCTGGTGAACTACACGAGGCGCAGATGCAAAGTGGGCTTTTGGCGAGAGCAAATTCTGAGACCTCTCTTGCTTCCGGAGATACCGGTATTGAGAGTATAGGATCCGCAGCCGAGGCAGGCAGTGTCGAGGGCAGTATCGAGAGCAGTGTCGAGAGCGGTATCGAGAGCGGCATCAAGGGTAGTATTAAGGAGTCACCAGTTGTTAAGGCGCATACCGATAAACAATTCGATAAAGACGCAAGGATGTGCAAGATCTGCTACAGCAGGGAATTACGAATGGTTTTCATACCATGCGGTCACTTGTTGACCTGCGCAGAATGCTcgaaaaacatgaaaatatgCGGTGTGTGTCGTAAGCCCGTGAAAGTTACTTTACAAGCGTACATCCCATAA